In Astatotilapia calliptera chromosome 23, fAstCal1.2, whole genome shotgun sequence, a genomic segment contains:
- the LOC113016616 gene encoding NLR family CARD domain-containing protein 3-like has translation MTTPKEILLGTLEDLGRDDFEKFKWHLKNGSVEGLPAIPVSKLEDAERTDIVDLMFDTYSINTFQVTKNLLGRLNRNDLLENLNKTIPEPTEILTECQLKLKSDLKQKFQCVLEGISTTENPTLLSQIYTELYITGGGTAEVNDEHEVRQIETASRKPDRPETTIRQEDIFKLPPGRDKPIRTVLTMGVAGIGKTVLTQKFTLDWAEDKANQDIQFMFPFTFRELNLLKEEKFSLVELVHHFFTETKKAGIYIFEDFQVVFIFDGLDECRPPLDFHKTTILTDPRKSTSVDVLLINLIRGKLLPSARLWITTRPAAANQIPPDCVGVVTEVRGFTDPQKEEYFRKRFGDEEQASSIISHIKTSRSLHIMCHIPVFCWITATVLEFVMKNKESKDLPKTLTELYLRLVLFHLKTKDIKYDGGAETDSCRKIIESLGKLAFDQLQKGNLIFYKSDLTECGIDIRAASVYSGVFTQIFKADECHMFNNVVYCFVHLSIQEFFAALHVYLTFINSGVNLLKKQSPLFKIFQKTLTVKDFYQSAVDKALESPNGHLDLFLRFLLGLSLQTNQDLLCMLTQTGSSSQTNQETVHYIKKKLSGKLSAEKSINLFHCLNELDDRSLVEEIQQSLRSGRLSTDELSPAQWSALVFILLSSDLDEFDLEKYSRSEKALLKLLPVVKASKKVLLRDCKLSKRSFEALSEILSSSSNHLRELDLSSNYLQDSELDLLCVGLKSPDCKLETLRLKSCDLSEISCDYLAAALKSNPSHLRELDLSSNNKLQDPGVKHLCGFLESPGCKLETLRLWDCGLSEISCDYLAAALKSNPSHLRELNLYYNNLKDPDVKQLSDLKKSPDYRLETLL, from the exons ATGACGACACCCAAAGAAATCCTTCTGGGGACTTTGGAGGATTTGGGACGTGATGACTTTGAAAAATTTAAGTGGCATCTGAAGAACGGGTCTGTAGAAGGTTTACCAGCAATCCCAGTGAGTAAACTGGAGGATGCAGAGAGGACAGACATAGTGGATCTGATGTTTGATACCTACTCTATCAACACTTTTCAAGTCACTAAAAATCTTTTGGGGAGGTTAAACAGGAATGATCTGTTggagaatttaaataaaaccatcCCAGAACCCACAG AGATTCTCACTGAGTGTCAGCTCAAACTCAAGTCAGACCTGAAgcagaagttccagtgtgtgctCGAGGGGATTTCTACAACAGAAAACCCGACCCTCCTGagtcagatctacacagagctctacatcacagggggagggactgcagaggttaatgatgaacatgaggtcagacagattgaaacagcatccaggaaaccagacagaccagaaacaaccatcagacaagaagacatctttaaactcCCACCTGGAAGAGataaaccaatcagaacagtgctgacaatgggagtggctggcattgggaaaacagtcctaacacagaagttcactctggactgggctgaagacaaagccaaccaggacatccagttcatgtttccattcactttcagagagctgaatctgctgaaagaggaaaagttcagcttggtggaacttgttcatcacttctttactgaaaccaaaaaaGCAGGAATCTACatctttgaagacttccaggttgtgttcatctttgatggtctggatgagtgtcgacctcctctggacttccacaaaactacaatcctgactgaccctagaaagtccacctcagtggatgtgctgctgataaacctcatcagggggaaactgcttccctctgctcgcctctggataaccacacgacctgcagcagccaatcagatccctcctgactgtgttggcgtggtgacagaggtcagagggttcactgacccacagaaggaggagtacttcaggaagagattcggagatgaggagcaggccagcagcatcatctcccacatcaagacatcacgaagcctccacatcatgtgccacatcccagtcttctgctggatcactgctacagttctggagttTGTCATGAAGAACAAAGAGAGCAAAGATCTGCCTAAGACTCTCACAGAGCTCTACCTACGCCTTGTGCTATTTCACCTAAAAACGAAGGACatcaagtatgatggaggagctgagacagattcATGCAGGAAGATCattgagtctctgggaaaactggcctttgatcagctgcagaaaggaaacctgatcttctataaatcagacctgacagagtgtggcatcgatatcagagcagcctcagtgtactcaggagtgttcacacagatctttaaagctgATGAGTGCCACATGTTCAACAACGTTGTTTACTGTTTCGTCCATCTGAGCATTCAGGAGTTCtttgctgctcttcatgtctatctgaccttcatcaactctggagtCAACCTGCTTAAGAAACAATCTCCTCTCTTTAAAATCTTCCAGAAAACACTTACTGTAAAAGACTTCTACCAGAGTGCTGTGGACAAAGCCTTagagagtccaaatggacacctggacttattcctccgcttcctcctgggtctttcactgcagaccaatcaggaTCTTCTATGCatgctgacacagacaggaagtagctcacagaccaatcaggaaacagttcactacatcaagaagaagctcagtgggaaactgtctgcagagaaaagcatcaacctgttccactgtctgaatgaactggatgatcgttctctagtggaggagatccaacagtccctgagatcaggacgtctctccacagatgaactgtctcctgctcagtggtcggctctggtcttcatcttactgtcatcagatcTGGATGAGTTCGACCTGGAGAAATACTCCCGTTCAGAGAAGGCATTGTtgaagctgctgccagtggtcaaagcatCCAAGAAAGTGCT GCTGAGAGATTGTAAACTCTCAAAAAGAAGCTTTGAAGCTTTGTCTGAAATTCTCAGCTCCTCATCCaatcatctgagagagctggacctgagctcgaactacctgcaggattcagaattggatttgctgtgtgttgGACTAAAGAGTCCTGACTGTAAACTTGAAACTCTCAG attgaagAGCTGtgatttgtcagagatcagctgtgattatctggcagcagcactgaagtccaacccctcccatctgagagagctggacctgagctccaacaacaagctgcaggatccaggagtgaagcatctgtgtggtttcctggagagtccaggatgtaaacttgaaactctgag